The following proteins come from a genomic window of Lycium ferocissimum isolate CSIRO_LF1 chromosome 4, AGI_CSIRO_Lferr_CH_V1, whole genome shotgun sequence:
- the LOC132053062 gene encoding E3 ubiquitin protein ligase DRIP2-like isoform X1, producing MANEVVKVKRDTIAACVTCPLCHKLFRDATTVSECLHTFCRKCIYKKLSDEETECCPICNIDLGCVPLEKLRPDHNLQDLRAKILPYKRQKVQAPEVVPSVTPPIRRKERSLSSLVVSTPRVSTQTGTTGRRSKSVARKALRGSTFPVEKPAKKEENSGEDQLDSSSSPETLNKFTQNIRQNSSSAELSGQPTPDNETENGTDQWEGKVDLWKPLNCLVEVANRSKSAKFTSQGSTAKSECLDSHDNEAHVRKTKVKKHGLKIKVHNDKNNSGPAQLESDKPKKIRRNRQKKASEFEGFSISPQTVLDAMATKCERRNNPIWFSLVASEDQEGDAPLPQISASYLRIKDGNIPVSFIQKYLMRKLDLMSEDEVEIRCMGQLILPTLQLNTLVDMWLETTSSEKVPAITGSSAKDFVMVLVYARKVLGHQAS from the exons ATGGCAAATGAAGTGGTGAAAGTGAAGAGAGATACAATTGCAGCATGCGTAACATGCCCTCTTTGTCATAAGCTATTTAGAGATGCTACTACTGTTTCCGAATGTCTTCATACCT TTTGCAGGAAATGCATCTATAAGAAGCTCTCTGATGAAGAAACAGAATGCTGTCCGATATGCAATATCGACTTGGGTTGTGTTCCATTAGAGAAATTGAG GCCAGATCATAATCTGCAAGATCTAAGAGCAAAGATATTACCTTACAAGAGGCAAAAGGTGCAGGCACCTGAAGTTGTGCCTTCAGTTACCCCTCCAATCAGGAGAAAAGAGAGATCACTATCATCACTAGTGGTCAGCACTCCAAGAGTATCAACACAGACTGGAACAACAGGAAGAAGATCAAAATCAGTGGCAAGAAAAGCATTACGAGGCTCCACATTTCCTGTCGAGAAACCTGCcaagaaagaggaaaattcTGGAGAAGATCAGCTGGATAGCTCTAGTTCACCTGAGACTTTGAACAAGTTTACTCAGAACATTAGGCAG AATTCTTCCAGTGCTGAGCTATCTGGCCAACCCACACCTGATAACGAAACAGAGAATGGCACGGACCAGTGGGAAGGTAAAGTTGATTTATGGAAACCTTTGAACTGTTTGGTGGAAGTAGCGAATCGGAGCAAGTCTGCGAAGTTTACTTCCCAAGGTTCTACTGCCAAATCAGAATGTCTGGATTCCCATGACAATGAGGCCCATGTCCGTAAAACTAAAGTTAAAAAACATGGACTGAAAATCAAAGTCCACAATGACAAGAATAACAGTGGACCTGCTCAGTTGGAGTCAGATAAACCTAAAAAGATCCGGAGGAATAGGCAAAAGAAGGCATCAGAATTTGAAGGATTTAGTATTTCACCTCAAACTGTGCTGGATGCAATGGCTACCAAGTGTGAAAGGAGGAATAATCCAATTTGGTTCTCATTAGTGGCCTCTGAAGATCA GGAGGGAGATGCACCTTTGCCCCAGATTTCTGCAAGTTACTTGAGAATAAA GGATGGCAATATTCCTGTTTCTTTCATCCAAAAGTATCTGATGAGGAAGTTAGATCTTATGAGCGAAGATGAG GTTGAAATTAGATGTATGGGTCAGTTGATACTCCCCACTTTACAACTGAATACTTTGGTAGATATGTGGCTTGAAACTACTTCATCAGAAAAAGTACCAGCTATAACTGGTTCATCAGCTAAGGACTTTGTGATGGTGCTCGTTTATGCTCGTAAGGTCCTGGGCCATCAAGCTTCTTGA
- the LOC132053062 gene encoding E3 ubiquitin protein ligase DRIP2-like isoform X3, translated as MSSYLKCIYKKLSDEETECCPICNIDLGCVPLEKLRPDHNLQDLRAKILPYKRQKVQAPEVVPSVTPPIRRKERSLSSLVVSTPRVSTQTGTTGRRSKSVARKALRGSTFPVEKPAKKEENSGEDQLDSSSSPETLNKFTQNIRQNSSSAELSGQPTPDNETENGTDQWEGKVDLWKPLNCLVEVANRSKSAKFTSQGSTAKSECLDSHDNEAHVRKTKVKKHGLKIKVHNDKNNSGPAQLESDKPKKIRRNRQKKASEFEGFSISPQTVLDAMATKCERRNNPIWFSLVASEDQEGDAPLPQISASYLRIKDGNIPVSFIQKYLMRKLDLMSEDEVEIRCMGQLILPTLQLNTLVDMWLETTSSEKVPAITGSSAKDFVMVLVYARKVLGHQAS; from the exons ATGTCTTCATACCT GAAATGCATCTATAAGAAGCTCTCTGATGAAGAAACAGAATGCTGTCCGATATGCAATATCGACTTGGGTTGTGTTCCATTAGAGAAATTGAG GCCAGATCATAATCTGCAAGATCTAAGAGCAAAGATATTACCTTACAAGAGGCAAAAGGTGCAGGCACCTGAAGTTGTGCCTTCAGTTACCCCTCCAATCAGGAGAAAAGAGAGATCACTATCATCACTAGTGGTCAGCACTCCAAGAGTATCAACACAGACTGGAACAACAGGAAGAAGATCAAAATCAGTGGCAAGAAAAGCATTACGAGGCTCCACATTTCCTGTCGAGAAACCTGCcaagaaagaggaaaattcTGGAGAAGATCAGCTGGATAGCTCTAGTTCACCTGAGACTTTGAACAAGTTTACTCAGAACATTAGGCAG AATTCTTCCAGTGCTGAGCTATCTGGCCAACCCACACCTGATAACGAAACAGAGAATGGCACGGACCAGTGGGAAGGTAAAGTTGATTTATGGAAACCTTTGAACTGTTTGGTGGAAGTAGCGAATCGGAGCAAGTCTGCGAAGTTTACTTCCCAAGGTTCTACTGCCAAATCAGAATGTCTGGATTCCCATGACAATGAGGCCCATGTCCGTAAAACTAAAGTTAAAAAACATGGACTGAAAATCAAAGTCCACAATGACAAGAATAACAGTGGACCTGCTCAGTTGGAGTCAGATAAACCTAAAAAGATCCGGAGGAATAGGCAAAAGAAGGCATCAGAATTTGAAGGATTTAGTATTTCACCTCAAACTGTGCTGGATGCAATGGCTACCAAGTGTGAAAGGAGGAATAATCCAATTTGGTTCTCATTAGTGGCCTCTGAAGATCA GGAGGGAGATGCACCTTTGCCCCAGATTTCTGCAAGTTACTTGAGAATAAA GGATGGCAATATTCCTGTTTCTTTCATCCAAAAGTATCTGATGAGGAAGTTAGATCTTATGAGCGAAGATGAG GTTGAAATTAGATGTATGGGTCAGTTGATACTCCCCACTTTACAACTGAATACTTTGGTAGATATGTGGCTTGAAACTACTTCATCAGAAAAAGTACCAGCTATAACTGGTTCATCAGCTAAGGACTTTGTGATGGTGCTCGTTTATGCTCGTAAGGTCCTGGGCCATCAAGCTTCTTGA
- the LOC132053062 gene encoding E3 ubiquitin protein ligase DRIP2-like isoform X2, whose protein sequence is MNFAYLLSVCRKCIYKKLSDEETECCPICNIDLGCVPLEKLRPDHNLQDLRAKILPYKRQKVQAPEVVPSVTPPIRRKERSLSSLVVSTPRVSTQTGTTGRRSKSVARKALRGSTFPVEKPAKKEENSGEDQLDSSSSPETLNKFTQNIRQNSSSAELSGQPTPDNETENGTDQWEGKVDLWKPLNCLVEVANRSKSAKFTSQGSTAKSECLDSHDNEAHVRKTKVKKHGLKIKVHNDKNNSGPAQLESDKPKKIRRNRQKKASEFEGFSISPQTVLDAMATKCERRNNPIWFSLVASEDQEGDAPLPQISASYLRIKDGNIPVSFIQKYLMRKLDLMSEDEVEIRCMGQLILPTLQLNTLVDMWLETTSSEKVPAITGSSAKDFVMVLVYARKVLGHQAS, encoded by the exons ATGAATTTCGCGTATTTACTCAGTG TTTGCAGGAAATGCATCTATAAGAAGCTCTCTGATGAAGAAACAGAATGCTGTCCGATATGCAATATCGACTTGGGTTGTGTTCCATTAGAGAAATTGAG GCCAGATCATAATCTGCAAGATCTAAGAGCAAAGATATTACCTTACAAGAGGCAAAAGGTGCAGGCACCTGAAGTTGTGCCTTCAGTTACCCCTCCAATCAGGAGAAAAGAGAGATCACTATCATCACTAGTGGTCAGCACTCCAAGAGTATCAACACAGACTGGAACAACAGGAAGAAGATCAAAATCAGTGGCAAGAAAAGCATTACGAGGCTCCACATTTCCTGTCGAGAAACCTGCcaagaaagaggaaaattcTGGAGAAGATCAGCTGGATAGCTCTAGTTCACCTGAGACTTTGAACAAGTTTACTCAGAACATTAGGCAG AATTCTTCCAGTGCTGAGCTATCTGGCCAACCCACACCTGATAACGAAACAGAGAATGGCACGGACCAGTGGGAAGGTAAAGTTGATTTATGGAAACCTTTGAACTGTTTGGTGGAAGTAGCGAATCGGAGCAAGTCTGCGAAGTTTACTTCCCAAGGTTCTACTGCCAAATCAGAATGTCTGGATTCCCATGACAATGAGGCCCATGTCCGTAAAACTAAAGTTAAAAAACATGGACTGAAAATCAAAGTCCACAATGACAAGAATAACAGTGGACCTGCTCAGTTGGAGTCAGATAAACCTAAAAAGATCCGGAGGAATAGGCAAAAGAAGGCATCAGAATTTGAAGGATTTAGTATTTCACCTCAAACTGTGCTGGATGCAATGGCTACCAAGTGTGAAAGGAGGAATAATCCAATTTGGTTCTCATTAGTGGCCTCTGAAGATCA GGAGGGAGATGCACCTTTGCCCCAGATTTCTGCAAGTTACTTGAGAATAAA GGATGGCAATATTCCTGTTTCTTTCATCCAAAAGTATCTGATGAGGAAGTTAGATCTTATGAGCGAAGATGAG GTTGAAATTAGATGTATGGGTCAGTTGATACTCCCCACTTTACAACTGAATACTTTGGTAGATATGTGGCTTGAAACTACTTCATCAGAAAAAGTACCAGCTATAACTGGTTCATCAGCTAAGGACTTTGTGATGGTGCTCGTTTATGCTCGTAAGGTCCTGGGCCATCAAGCTTCTTGA
- the LOC132054068 gene encoding uncharacterized protein LOC132054068 yields the protein MEYLSRTLKTLQAKPDFNYHPKCEKLNVVHLGFANDLLLLCRGDKWSIQMLYDCFSGFSKVSGLVANVSKSSIYFGGVSLTDTRDNPSPWVCKRRTPFQIFGGPLELKKDIHSTMLTLTRKDDRCIGRRFLYSQKKYSSSLCTACRTYLWNGGTDSSKKALLAWEIICSPKTAVGYNVTDLHIWNRALFASWVVSKIIKAKKYMDGTGLTMDELLTWNSYSIKKVYLQMRGVFQKVDWRKITCNNDGLPKWQFLLNLTACPYSSSVWKKLLQWQGINRAVLEWQDELQWAIANASGHSTAAMVYRMTVAACIYHLWTERNTRFSKLRVDHRIQWSGRSYKKWCKGEA from the exons ATGGAGTATTTGTCCAGAACTCTAAAGACACTTCAAGCTAAGCCTGATTTCAATTACCACCCTAAGTGTGAAAAGCTAAATGTGGTCCATCTCGGATTTGCCAATGACTTGTTGCTGCTTTGTCGAGGTGATAAATGGTCTATTCAGATGCTATATGACTGTTTTAGTGGGTTTTCTAAAGTGTCAGGGCTGGTGGCTAATGTATCCAAGAGTTCCATCTATTTTGGAGGGGTTAGCTTGACGGATACGAGAGATAATCCGAGCCCTTGGGTTTGCAAGAGGAGAACTCCCTTTCAAATATTTGGGGGTCCCCTTGAGCTCAAAAAAGATATCCATAGCACAATGCTAACCCTTACTCGAAAAGATGATAG GTGTATTGGTCGCAGATTTTTGTACTCCCAAAAAAAATACTCAAGCTCATTATGCACTGCCTGTCGAACATACTTGTGGAATGGAGGGACGGATAGCTCAAAAAAAGCATTGTTAGCTTGGGAAATCATCTGCTCACCCAAAACAGCAGTTGGATACAATGTGACTGACCTCCATATATGGAATAGGGCATTATTT GCTTCATGGGTTGTGAGCAAGATCATAAAGGCCAAGAAGTACATGGATGGTACTGGATTGACTATGGATGAGTTGCTAACATGGAACTCCTACTCGATTAAAAAAGTATACTTGCAAATGAGAGGGGTATTTCAGAAGGTAGATTGGAGGAAGATAACGTGCAACAATGATGGATTACCAAAGTGGCAGTTCCTACTAAATTTGACTGC CTGCCCCTATTCTTCTAGTGTATGGAAAAAACTGCTCCAATGGCAAGGCATAAATAGAGCAGTATTAGAATGGCAAGACGAACTCCAATGGGCAATCGCCAATGCATCTGGGCACTCAACAGCCGCTATGGTATATAGAATGACCGTAGCTGCTTGCATATACCACCTGTGGACAGAGAGGAACACGCGATTTTCCAAGCTAAGAGTCGACCATCGAATCCAATGGTCAGGCAGATCATACAAGAAGTGGTGTAAAGGGGAAGCTTGA